In Streptomyces sp. NBC_01231, the sequence TGGCCACGGACACGACGGCTTCGGCCCGGCGCGGAAGAGCGGGCTCCGACAGGATCCTGCGGACGGTGTCCCCGCTCGGCGCGTCCGGCAGGAAGTCGTCCTGTTTGATCTCGTCCGCGATCTCGTCCGTAGCCGGCGCGCCCGCGTGTGCGTAAAGCTCGTACAGCAGTGACTTGAGTTCCCGAAGAGGACCTTCGGCGACGACCGGAGGCCGGACGGGCCGTGGCCGTGGTGTGCGCCGCTCTGTGTTCTCTTCGTCCCTCACCGACCAAGCATCGCGCAGAACTTCTCCCGTTTACGTGACTTCGGCGCGACTCAGCGCAACCGGGCGCGGCTCGGATTCCGGGTCCAGACACGCCGCAGGCTGGTGACAGGTCGGCCGACCGCAACGTCCCTCCGTACACAGCCCCTTGGAGCTGCTCCATGTCGGTGCCCCCGCAGAAGCATCCGTCCGTCCCGGACCCGACCCGCCGGCCGGCTGATGCCACATCCGTCCCCACGGCCCCCGAACGCTCCGTTGACACCGCGCCGCTGGGTCGCGACTTCCTGAAGGGGGCGTTCTTCGAAGCCGGCAAGACGTTGTTCCGGGAAGCCTGGAAGACGATCGCCGGCGAGTGACGGCCGACCGGGGCCTGGCTGGCGGATCAAGTCGGAGGAAAGCTGCGGCGCGCAGATGGGCGGGCCAGCGTCGCCAGCATGATCCCGCCAGCCAGGACCTAGTTGTCCACGGGCCCCGCCCGCTGGCGGCTTCCGGCTGCCAGAGGCGCAGGACCTCGCTGCCTCTGCGTCACAAGCACGCATAGGGTCACACACAGGAGGACCCAATAAAAATTGATTAAACGGGCCTCCGTGCCGGATCCAAAAGCAATTAAGTTCCTGAGGGAAAGAATGTCTTCCCGCGTTTTGGGAAGAATTTCTTTCTGTCGAAATAGGTGATCCGTAGCTGCGTGACCGAGACAACTGGCAGATCGCGAACGGCTCGGGTCAGCCTCGCACGGAAGCAAGATCGGCCCCGGATGTCAGAAAATCGGCCCCCATCGCCACTCCATACCGAAGCGCGGGCACCCGCCCTCGCCGGAGGAGGAACACAGCGTCGTGGACAGCACAGTTGTCAGCGCGGCCGTGACCGTGGCCGCGTGCGCGGTCGGGGGCGTCGCCCGGGTGCTCGTGGCCCGGATCACCGCACGGGCCCTGCTGAGGAGGACTCGCATCGAAGAGGAAGGCCGCACAGCCCGCATCAACGCGCTGGGGGAGGGCGGTACCTTGCAGGAGCGGGACGAGACGGGCCGTCACCTGGCAGTGCGCCAAGGAGCACGGGGGAGGGGAGGCAGCCGTGGACCGTATGGAGGATGACACCGCATCCGCCCCCGTACCAGGCGCGCGGCGCCAGGCAGCGACGCCGGTAAACGTCGGCACTTCCTACCAGGAGGACCGGCCCTATCTCATCCGGTTCCTCCTGCGCCATGGAGCGGAGTACCCGGAAGCCGAAGACGCCGTGCACAGCGCCTTCGTGGAACTGATGCGCTCAAGCCAGCCGGTGCGCAGCCCGCGAGCGTGGCTGCGCACGGTCGCCCTACGGGCCTTTTTGCGGCAATCGGTCCCCGAGCAGCCCGAAGGCGATCTCGCTGACCGGCTGGCGGAGACGAGCGCGGACTGGCGCACCCCCTTGCAGGCGGCAGAACTGAACGAGCAGCAACGGCACGTCCTGCACACGCTTCTCCAACTGCCCTTCAAACAGCGCAGTGTGATGGCCTGGCACCTCGACGGATTCTCCACGGCCGAGATCGCCG encodes:
- a CDS encoding sigma-70 family RNA polymerase sigma factor, encoding MEDDTASAPVPGARRQAATPVNVGTSYQEDRPYLIRFLLRHGAEYPEAEDAVHSAFVELMRSSQPVRSPRAWLRTVALRAFLRQSVPEQPEGDLADRLAETSADWRTPLQAAELNEQQRHVLHTLLQLPFKQRSVMAWHLDGFSTAEIAEAMGLEQAAVLQNLSRARRTLKQQLGIADRRRPQ